The Mytilus galloprovincialis chromosome 2, xbMytGall1.hap1.1, whole genome shotgun sequence genome has a window encoding:
- the LOC143062101 gene encoding perlucin-like protein, whose amino-acid sequence MMYLTIILGLLAIGGSLAACPAKWLHHGSSCYFISTDELDWSTARDICQEFEGGYLCEIETKDESDYLETVTLPTHKGFWLGGKDEVEGHWKWMTSGKDFTYTDWSPNEPNDLNHNEDCLHLFQVRSQHWNDIDCALKQNYICETRFNNAGPLPDSASKKL is encoded by the exons ATGATGTATTTAACAATTATTTTAGGACTTCTCGCTATTG GTGGATCACTTGCTGCTTGTCCAGCAAAATGGCTTCATCATGGATCTTCGTGTTATTTTATCAGTACCGATGAACTCGACTGGTCAACAGCTAGA gaTATTTGCCAAGAGTTTGAAGGTGGTTACTTATGTGAAATAGAGACTAAAGACGAATCCGATTATTTAGAAACGGTTACCCTACCAACGCATAAAG GTTTTTGGTTGGGAGGTAAAGATGAGGTGGAAGGACATTGGAAATGGATGACCAGTGGCAAGGATTTTACTTATACTGACTGGAGTCCTAATGAACCAAATGATTTGAACCATAATGAGGATTGTTTACATTTATTCCAAGTACGAAGTCAACATTGGAATGACATAGATTGTGCGCTCAAACAAAACTATATTTGTGAAACAAG ATTTAACAATGCAGGACCATTACCAGATTCAGCTagcaaaaaattataa